From Anopheles funestus chromosome 3RL, idAnoFuneDA-416_04, whole genome shotgun sequence, a single genomic window includes:
- the LOC125770948 gene encoding phenoloxidase 8-like: MADINTRFRGLLQRPYEPTFVPKNNGQLYYDVPDSYLTDHYRPFGAALQNRYGTNAQTRIPLPNITAPDLAYADVVSRRGAFSVFQPAHQRVASQLIELFLNQTNPDALSAIAVYARDRLNGPLFQYALSVALMHRTDTKDVEIPSFLELFPDRYVDPAVFPQLREEGTLVDQGDRRAIEIPMNFTASDRVDEQRLAYWREDIGVNLHHWHWHLVYPARGPDRIVRKDRRGELFYYMHQQTMARYNTERFANGLPRVVAFRNFREAIPEGYFPKITRSSDGRSYPARHPNETLRDLKRVEDGVIVSIADMELWTTRIFEAIDNGFAQSSTDQRVPLDNDNGIDLLGNMVEASSLSVNLQYYGDLHNNGHNILGYIHDPDNSFLEGFGVVGDNTTAMRDPVFYRWHQHIDDMFVRHKQRLPAYTGQELSFNDVAVDNFEIQLNKANAPMNILLTFWQRSQVNLGTGLDFGPEGNLFATFTHIQHAPFSFRIRVNNRAGDTRRGTVRIFYGPKTNERGQTLPFRDQRRLMVELDKFTVTLNPGANTIVRRSDQSSVTIPYERTFRNVAASSLTRNEAFQFCNCGWPNHMLLPKGSPDGLEYDFFVMVSDYTMDRVEDFDENVNCNDAHSFCGLRDRRYPDARSMGYPFDRFTAGTIGSLLDFTKPYVNMLVTPVKIRFTNTVIARA; encoded by the exons ATGGCGGATATTAATACACGCTTTCGTGGACTGCTGCAACGTCCGTACGAACCAACGTTTGTGCCAAAAAACAATGGTCAATTGTACTACGATGTACCCGACAGTTATCTTACCGATCATTACCGTCCGTTCGGGGCGGCATTGCAGAACCGTTACGGTACCAACGCGCAAACGCGCATTCCATTGCCGAACATTACGGCACCGGATCTGGCATACGCGGATGTAGTTAGCCGTCGGGGTGCATTTTCCGTGTTTCAACCGGCACACCAGCGGGTGGCCAGCCAACTGATCGAACTGTTCCTTAACCAAACCAATCCGGATGCGCTCAGTGCTATAGCCGTGTACGCGCGCGATCGTCTAAATGGGCCACTGTTTCAGTACGCTCTCTCGGTAGCGTTGATGCATCGTACCGATACGAAGGATGTGGAGATACCGAGCTTTTTGGAGCTGTTCCCCGACCGGTACGTTGATCCGGCCGTTTTCCCACAGCTGCGCGAGGAAGGTACGCTGGTAGATCAGGGCGATCGTCGAGCGATTGAGATCCCGATGAACTTTACGGCCTCGGATAGGGTGGATGAGCAGCGGTTAGCTTACTGGCGGGAAGATATTGGTGTGAATTTACACCACTGGCATTGGCATCTGGTGTATCCGGCCCGTGGACCGGATCGTATCGTGCGCAAGGATCGCCGTGGCGAGCTGTTTTACTACATGCATCAGCAAACGATGGCACGCTACAATACGGAGCGTTTCGCGAATGGTTTGCCGCGTGTTGTGGCGTTTAGGAATTTTCGTGAAGCAATCCCGGAAGGGTACTTTCCTAAAATAACGCGCAGCTCTGATGGACGCTCATACCCGGCCCGGCATCCCAATGAAACGTTGAGG GATCTTAAACGAGTTGAAGATGGAGTCATTGTATCGATCGCTGATATGGAACTGTGGACGACAAGAATTTTCGAAGCGATCGATAATGGGTTTGCTCAATCG TCAACCGATCAACGCGTTCCACTGGACAACGACAATGGAATAGATCTGTTGGGAAACATGGTTGAAGCGAGCTCCTTATCGGTGAATCTCCAATACTATGGAGATCTCCACAACAACGGACATAACATTTTGGGCTACATACACGATCCGGACAACTCGTTCTTGGAGGGTTTCGGTGTCGTCGGCGACAATACGACGGCAATGCGCGATCCGGTGTTTTATCGCTGGCATCAGCACATCGACGACATGTTCGTACGCCACAAGCAAAGGCTTCCGGCATACACCGGACAAGAG TTGTCATTTAACGATGTAGCCGTGGACAATTTTGAAATTCAGCTCAACAAAGCGAACGCTCCTATGAACATACTGCTCACATTCTGGCAAAGATCTCAGGTAAATCTCGGCACTGGGCTTGACTTTGGACCCGAGGGAAATCTGTTCGCAACGTTTACGCACATCCAGCACGCACCGTTCAGCTTCCGGATTCGGGTGAACAATCGTGCTGGTGATACCAGACGCGGTACGGTTCGTATTTTCTACGGTCCGAAAACGAATGAACGGGGCCAAACGTTGCCGTTCCGTGACCAGCGCCGTCTGATGGTGGAGTTGGATAAGTTTACCGTAACGC TTAATCCGGGTGCTAACACGATCGTGCGACGTTCGGATCAATCGAGCGTTACGATTCCGTACGAGCGAACGTTTAGGAATGTGGCCGCATCATCGTTGACGCGAAACGAAGCGTTCCAGTTCTGTAACTGTGGTTGGCCGAACCATATGCTACTTCCGAAGGGTTCACCCGATGGGTTAGAGTATGACTTTTTCGTTATGGTTTCGGACTACACGATGGACCGTGTTGAAGATTTCGATGA GAATGTTAACTGTAACGATGCTCACTCGTTCTGTGGATTGCGAGATCGACGCTATCCAGATGCACGCAGCATGGGTTATCCGTTCGATCGGTTCACGGCAGGCACGATCGGAAGTTTGCTGGATTTCACCAAACCGTACGTCAACATGCTCGTCACTCCCGTGAAGATACGGTTCACCAATACGGTTATAGCGCGAGCCTAA